The stretch of DNA GGATCCTTTCCGCTGATTACTCTCAAATTGAATTAAGGATTTTGGCGCATATCTCTCAAGATCCGATTCTGCTTGAGGCGTTCCGGAAGAATCAGGATATCCATCGGGCGACAGCGGCGCAGATTTATGGGGTAAGCGAAAAAGAGGTTTCGGAAGAAATGCGGTCGGTTGGGAAGACAGTCAACTTTGCGGTCCTCTACGGGCAGTCCGCTTACGGACTCTCCCAACAGCTGGAGATTTCACCGGAGGAGGCGAAGAGATATATCGATAACTACTTCGCCCGTTACGCACGGGTTACCTCCTATAAGGAAGAGGTCTTGTCGGAGGTAAGAAAGAGCAAAAGGGTCAGGACCCTCTTTGGGCGACTTCGCCCGATCCCGGATATTGACAGCTCTAATCAGAATGTTCGCTCATTTGCCGAACGGACCGCCTTTAACACTGTTTTTCAGGGGACGGCGGCTGACATTATCAAAAAGGCGATGATCCTGGTTCAGGAAGAGATCGAAATGAATTTTCCCAAGGCAAAGATGTTGATCCAGGTTCATGACGAGCTCGTCTTTGAAGTGCCGGAGAAGGAGATCAACTCTTTTTCAGCGATGGTGAGAGAGAAGATGGAAGGCGTGGTCTTGCTCCAAGTTCCACTCAAGGTAGATGTGGGGGCCGGAAAGAACTGGGCAGAGGCGCATTAGCCCTCAGGCCACTTGAATATGTGACAGTCATGCTATCGGGGAAATAGTGTCAGTCACATTTATGCGTGTCATCTGCTTCCAAGAATCTCCGTCAGAGATTTGCCGAACAACGGATTCGGTATCCGGCTCACCAGAAAGTCGTCATAGATTTTTTTTGCCAGTTTGTCATCCGACTTGAATTTTTTTTTGTATTCGGCGGTTGTCATTGTCTTGATATCCAGCGGCGTCGAAAACAAGAGGGACCACTCTATGAGATATTTCGGAAGAGTCTTGTCAATCTCTTGAACCTTTTTGGGGTTGGAGCAGAGCAGGAGAATATCCCAATCGCTTCCTTGCGTCGCCTCTCCCCTGGCGACACTGCCATAGATCAGGGCAGAATCAATGTTCGTCTCCCCAAACGTAGTCCGAAGAAGCTTCCCCAGTTCCTGAAAGAGATTTCCTTCCAGGTCAAATAACGGAAGAACTCCTTTTTCAACCAGGAGGTTCCTGCGATTTAAGGTGAAGACATGGCTTCTCCCTCGAACCTTCTTCTCCAGGATACCTTGTTCGACTAGTTCTTGAAGGGGGCGCAGGATGGCAGGCTGGGAAACTTGAGCAACCTTGGCGAGCCTACGACCGGTCTCTTCCCGGTAACCGGCGGCCAAGTGCCTCAAAATACGTACCTTGCTTAAGTTTCCCAGAACTTCATCAAAGGGGGTGGTGGGGCTCATATGATAATAATATTTATCATATGATAATATAACTTATCAACATTTTTAAAAATTAACTCGCAACCTACATTAGGGGGGGCGAAGAGCCAAGCAAGGAGAAGCCATCCATGTCACAGACAACTTGTTCCCTTAGAGAATCTGCCAACAAGGTACTCGTAGACCCTCAGTTGCCTGATTCCAGGAAGAAAGAACGTTTAGAAAATATGCACGCTGCTTTTCTGGATGAATATAAGAGAGAATTTCCTGACATCAAACTCTCCGTCAGTTCAGAAACTAATTCAAAAAACGGAGAAATCAGGATCCCTCCTTTTCAAAGAGGATTAATGGACGTTTCTTTTTATGAGCACCATAGAAATATCTGGACCACTTTGAACGAGGTCGGCAGTGCAACCGACCGAATTTTCACAAACCAGCATTTCCTTGCTTTTGAGATCCCACTAATGGCCTCACTTGTTACGCTACTGCTTGGCAGTTTTCCCAATACCGGCCGATTTCACCAATTAGTGCGGAGAGTTTTGGGATTGAATGAACGATTTGCGGTCTCCTCCTGGCCTGGTCTCATTAGACCTATCGCTATACTTCTAGGGCCTGCCGCCTTAGCTGGTGCAATAACATACCTGGCCTACAAAGATCGGGCAACCGTCTTTCCGCCTCTTCCTATGAAGCATTGCTCTTAGGAACCAAAATTCAGGTGCCTGGCAACTAAATTGATTTTCTGAGTCAGAAGTTTCTTTAGGCAAGGCGCCCATGAGCGAGCGACCTTAAGCGTACTGTGGAATGACAGTCATGTTTTCTGGGGGGATAGGGTTAATGACTGGAAATTGAATAGTGTATCGAGGCAATCAGGCTGTAGGCCATCATCAATCCGCCTCCGATGATAATTCCCCCTTGAATCTTTCCACGAGGGAAAAAGAGCCCACCAGCGACTGTTGAAATTCCTGAGAGAAACCAGAGGCCACCCTTTAGAAGATTGCCCGCCTTTTCCACTGCC from Deltaproteobacteria bacterium encodes:
- a CDS encoding nucleotidyltransferase domain-containing protein yields the protein MSPTTPFDEVLGNLSKVRILRHLAAGYREETGRRLAKVAQVSQPAILRPLQELVEQGILEKKVRGRSHVFTLNRRNLLVEKGVLPLFDLEGNLFQELGKLLRTTFGETNIDSALIYGSVARGEATQGSDWDILLLCSNPKKVQEIDKTLPKYLIEWSLLFSTPLDIKTMTTAEYKKKFKSDDKLAKKIYDDFLVSRIPNPLFGKSLTEILGSR